In the Besnoitia besnoiti strain Bb-Ger1 chromosome IX, whole genome shotgun sequence genome, ATGCATGCGTATTTCTGTGTATATCCATGAGGACTCCTTCCCGCCTGTATGCCAAGTTTCGTACAACAGCTCGTGTCTCCAGTGTCGCTCTACCCCCATGTTTTCTCGGGTAGGCAGGCTATCTCCCTTTCATGGACACGCGCACTACTGTAATTCAGAAGCGGTAAAATTGGCAAGGAGATCGGCTATACACACGGGCAAGCTGGATCTCGAGGACCGTGTGCCGTCCGTACACTGTCGGGGGCACGTGTAGATACTGGACTGACAAGCTCTGCTTACCTGTCTGTGTGTGAGCACTCACATGCGTCAGTTGTGTGGCTGCGAGTTCCAGTGCAGTTGCGTGTGTGGTTTTTGCTATTCACAAACGAGGTGGGAGGGTGCAGGCCAACAAGCCAGGAGTCTAGCCCTACGGCAGTGGACGGCTTTTTGCTCGTGATGGTTCTTGCGCAGTTGATCGAAACTACATGGGGATTGGTTACGGGACTGAGAAACGCGTGATGTGATAAATGTTCCCTTTCTCGTAGTCTTTTACCATGCGTGTCTTTTCGTTCTGAGTAGCGCAAAGTTTCTTTGTAGGCGCCAGAGAAGGGTGCGGGCGATAACATGAGGGAATCCGGCATTTTCAGTCAGAACATGGGTCTCTACATTATGCAATTTCAAACGCAGTGAATATCAGGGATTGCTTCGAATAGCTCCAGGCGCCCTGCGAGGACGTGTAGCCGACGCCTTGCGGCGCGAGATATGGCGGGGGGTCCCTTCTGAAGAGGTGTGAATGTTGTGCGTCAGCAGAATCACAGAAACCACACATTCCCTTCACGGCTCGCTCGCTTGTCTCCAACAGGGGCATTTCTGCAGTGTGCAGGTTCCAAGGTTTGTGGTCTTGAGTGATGAAGTAGCGAGCAAGGACCGACTATATATGCCCCTGGAAATAGAGTCTCAAATACCTTCTCTTTCAAAGGCTTGCGTGCATCAAAAGCAACGTCAGGTAGACATTAGCGACGGTAGCCTTCTCTCTTTATCCTGCACTTTTTTGTTCCGTGATAAACGCGGTTCCGCGCAGACACAGGAGTGCCGCGTTTGCTCCATAAATGCATTCCGGGGATTGATCCCTCAAAAGCGAAGACGTGTTCGTTTCTTGCAGCCGGCATTATCGTCTCTCACTCAGTCACTCGCGGTAGCATCCGAAGACCATGGCAACAGCATACATGTCGCTCTGCACGTGTGTGTAGCTTCCCCAGTTATCTAGATTGACATCCCAAAGACTTTTGCTGGATACGCGGATGCCCTGGCCAGCATTCTCGGCGATCACCACTTGGACCACAATTTTGAACCGCGGCatttgctgctgctgcataGCGCGCATTTCCTCCATCACGCGCCCGCTGGCTTGCTGAGCCCAACTGGCGGCGTGCTCTGGATCAAACACCTTGTCTCTAAAAAAGTCTCCCATGACTTTCTCCAGCATGCTTTCCACTCGTGAGGGGAAGAACTTCTCATCTTCAGAGGGCCCGAGCCGGTAAGTGCATTCGTACACTGTCATGGAGTTGCCTAATCCTCCGCCTTGTCCGGAGGACGGATACTGTCCGCCGGCCAAGTGGTGGGTAGGACTCGACATGGCGGGACGCTGAAACTGCTGGGGCTGTCAGCGACTGATAAGTGAGTAGCCACGCAAGaccagagaagagaaacggCCTAGAGCGGCACCATGCCACGTTTCAGACAACCCGAACATGGGACAATTGTGAGGGTGCGCTACACGGAAGTCACTTCTGCCTCCGTCACGGTGTTAACACACTCCGTCGTTCAACCAGAGCTCTCATCATTTAGGTCCATATTCGAATGGAGGTAGAAAGTCTTGATGCAGCACGAATTACCGATAACAGATAGGGGAACAGCGATGGATGAGGGCTCATCCAACACCGGGACGCTGACCCGTTGCTTCACGACCTTCAGCTAAGGCAATGCAGTCAATACATGCACCCGCACGTGCACAGCGAGTATCTGTACGACGCACGTAGTCGAATTGAGGGAGGTATTTTTTTACACCACGAGAAAACAAGCGATTGCATGTGGCGGCCGAGGGCCAGCGCCACCTTGCGCTAGGTTGGTGAGGGGAGCCCTAGCAATGGAGATTGAAAGTTTCGAACATTGCGAGACTGGTTTTCAGCCGCTAGAAAAACGAGCAGTACGAAGGGTGACGATGCCCAGTAAGTTCTGAGAAAGAGAGTATATAACTAGAGCTACAACAGATAGCCTCTACGCCGCTAGGCGCCTTTTGTACCGGCCAAAACACCCGGCGGAAGACAGTACCAAGGTGCTCTACAGATGAAACAAGGCACAAGCGACAGCTTAACAGACAGGTGCTGCACAGAAACTGCACAACGCCGGATGCAGTTGCACTCGTTGTCGCGGTAAAGTAAGACATTCAGCAGCTCCCATCTGCCTATTCGTAGCCCCGTGATTCCCCCACTGAGCTCGGCCATAGTGCAGAGCAACTCACGCTTTAACAGTTCGGTCGAGATTTAAATTTGCTCCCTCACTCCAAGAGCAAAACGCCTTTTTGTCCCGGAAGCTTGCGGGGCCCCCTGCGTACATCATGTATCATCTGTGCGAGTTCGACTTCGCTACGGGGTCCCCGTAATCGAGCGCGAACAAAAGAGCACTCTTTCTTCATCCGAGCCATTACGGCCCTATGCTTCGCTGCACAACCAACCTGCTCCAGGATTTTCACAATAACACCATCCGAACTTGTGCTAGCGTGGTAGTTTGTGTGGCATCCGCGCTCTACTTCCCCGCTGTGGTCGTACGTGTCACACGGCGGGCGAAaagaagcgacgcgcagTCGGAGAGATGAGTTTTGGCGCTGCATCGACCAGGTGCACAatgcaggcgagcggcgatTCTCCGCATCGCACACAGAGCTCAAGGTGAGCTGTGTGTAGTCATCTCACGAAACGTGCTCCTCGCGTGCTGTCAGCGTTCTGCATGCTAGGCGTACCTTACGTGTGATCCGAACCGCCACTGCATGGGGCTCAGAAAATggggaagcggaggcggagcggcCTAAATCATTTAACCTACACTCGTTTGGGAAGTCCGCAGTAACCCGGACGCAGGCATTTAAACTCGCTCAATTTCCACAAGCTTGAAGCACCGCCAGCCACGA is a window encoding:
- a CDS encoding Tctex-1 family protein (encoded by transcript BESB_013720), with the translated sequence MTVYECTYRLGPSEDEKFFPSRVESMLEKVMGDFFRDKVFDPEHAASWAQQASGRVMEEMRAMQQQQMPRFKIVVQVVIAENAGQGIRVSSKSLWDVNLDNWGSYTHVQSDMYAVAMVFGCYRE